A genome region from Variovorax paradoxus includes the following:
- a CDS encoding phage head closure protein yields the protein MTLAAGRLRHRVLIERKDLARDSSGEVIQDPETGDTQEVWVSVAEVYAAIEPLSAREFLAAQAVQSQVTARIVIRHRPGMVGALRLVHMVNGARGTVYNPAGFLPDKESGLEYLTSPVSAGVSDTGQ from the coding sequence ATGACGCTCGCAGCCGGTCGCCTCCGCCATAGGGTGCTGATCGAACGCAAGGATCTGGCGCGCGACAGCAGCGGGGAAGTGATTCAAGATCCGGAGACTGGCGATACACAAGAGGTCTGGGTTTCTGTGGCGGAGGTCTATGCAGCGATCGAGCCGCTCAGCGCGCGCGAGTTTCTGGCAGCGCAGGCAGTTCAATCCCAGGTGACGGCGCGAATCGTCATCCGGCATCGGCCGGGCATGGTCGGTGCGCTGCGACTGGTGCACATGGTGAATGGAGCTCGAGGCACGGTCTACAACCCGGCCGGGTTTTTGCCGGACAAGGAATCTGGCCTCGAATATTTGACTTCGCCGGTGAGCGCCGGCGTGAGCGATACCGGCCAATGA
- a CDS encoding phage tail tape measure protein → MTIGTITVDLLARTGSFEADMNRSAKLAEKRAKEIEAAVTKAGAAVGAALGLLAVGTAAVVSRNVEAIASFKDLSDKIGDSAEQIATLQMALTLSGTSADTFAAASIKLTSSLAKTDDESKAVGTALKDIGLEFDSFKKLSPVEQMDAVAKALDNFADGAGKTAIAVSLFGKAGAELLPFLHDLAEGGERQVKLTADQIAAADDFSKATARLRGEFTAFTQQQVAGLIPSLQAALELFSDLAKNQATVEVVTDVLSGTVKAATVVFQTLAVVGSDVGFVFLGVAREIASVIAQLDALIRMDFSGYTAISEAVKEDGKRARKELDAFQARVMSVGQNVAAVDPAGLGGMLNFAGAITGIKPVLTATAPPKTGSGKKDNSAEQEAKAQLAADLEDIKKGTAALTNAYDNREKILSAQRSANLISEADYFEERRKLQVEGDRLEQESLQKAVDRLQQEQGRLTGKDAIDNQRKLKDAIADLDKARANSAANLKVLDIQATDSASKIAKAFVDAREAAQSFLDVTNRARELEVTGMGQGTKSRDLASALNQIEQTYDQKRQDLERDNRNGKFAGRQADYERELALIQEFQKKSIDSYKDYYAQIELRQKSFALGISEGARNYFDESQNVFKQTEEAVTRAFGGMEDALVNFVKTGKLDFKSLVDSILSDIARIVIKQQITGPLAGLLSSRLGGGSSGPSSAEMGVFDTFIQGLAGTRATGGPVGAGGTYLVGERGPELFTPNTAGKIIPNHALGDPSSGGTTVYNFTVGDVASVSMVKQAIAASQAQTASRIGRSQRFAGSLSQ, encoded by the coding sequence ATGACCATCGGCACCATCACAGTCGACCTGCTCGCGCGCACCGGCTCGTTCGAAGCGGACATGAACCGTTCGGCGAAGCTGGCGGAGAAGCGCGCCAAGGAGATTGAAGCCGCTGTCACGAAGGCAGGAGCCGCTGTCGGGGCGGCGCTTGGCTTGCTGGCTGTCGGGACGGCAGCGGTGGTCAGTAGAAACGTAGAAGCGATCGCCAGCTTCAAGGACCTGTCCGACAAGATTGGCGATTCGGCCGAGCAGATCGCCACCTTGCAGATGGCGCTGACGCTGTCTGGCACCAGCGCAGACACCTTCGCCGCGGCATCCATCAAGCTCACGTCGTCGCTCGCCAAGACCGACGACGAATCGAAGGCGGTGGGGACGGCACTGAAGGACATTGGCCTCGAGTTCGACTCGTTCAAGAAGCTGTCCCCGGTGGAGCAGATGGACGCCGTGGCCAAAGCCCTGGACAACTTCGCTGACGGCGCTGGGAAGACGGCAATCGCTGTCTCCCTGTTCGGCAAGGCCGGTGCGGAACTGCTTCCGTTCCTCCACGACCTGGCGGAAGGCGGCGAGCGGCAAGTCAAACTGACTGCTGACCAAATCGCCGCTGCCGACGACTTCTCGAAGGCGACAGCGCGTCTCCGAGGAGAGTTCACTGCGTTCACGCAACAACAGGTCGCAGGGCTGATCCCTTCTTTGCAGGCCGCTCTAGAACTCTTCTCGGACCTCGCGAAGAATCAAGCAACGGTGGAAGTGGTGACCGATGTTCTGAGCGGCACAGTGAAGGCTGCGACCGTCGTGTTTCAGACGCTCGCTGTCGTTGGCTCTGATGTGGGCTTCGTTTTCCTAGGTGTAGCACGAGAAATCGCATCTGTGATTGCTCAGCTTGATGCGCTGATTCGAATGGATTTCAGCGGCTATACGGCCATCAGCGAAGCGGTAAAGGAGGACGGGAAGAGAGCTCGGAAAGAACTCGACGCGTTTCAGGCGAGAGTGATGTCAGTAGGGCAGAACGTGGCGGCCGTGGACCCGGCTGGACTTGGCGGGATGCTCAATTTTGCCGGCGCCATCACCGGCATCAAGCCTGTGCTGACCGCCACGGCGCCTCCGAAAACCGGTTCCGGAAAGAAGGACAACAGCGCCGAGCAAGAGGCCAAGGCTCAACTTGCCGCTGACCTCGAGGACATCAAGAAGGGCACGGCTGCGCTCACGAATGCCTACGACAACCGCGAGAAGATCCTTTCGGCGCAGCGCTCGGCAAACCTGATCAGCGAGGCTGACTACTTCGAGGAGCGGCGCAAGCTGCAGGTCGAAGGCGACCGGCTAGAGCAGGAGAGCTTGCAGAAGGCCGTCGACCGACTCCAACAAGAGCAGGGCCGGCTGACCGGCAAGGACGCGATCGACAACCAGCGAAAGCTGAAGGACGCCATCGCAGACCTCGACAAGGCCCGCGCGAATTCCGCGGCGAACCTGAAGGTGTTGGACATCCAGGCGACCGATTCGGCAAGCAAGATCGCCAAGGCCTTCGTCGATGCGCGAGAGGCGGCACAGTCGTTCCTCGACGTGACGAACCGGGCGCGCGAACTCGAGGTCACTGGTATGGGGCAGGGCACGAAGAGCCGTGACCTGGCATCCGCGCTGAACCAGATCGAACAGACCTACGACCAGAAGCGCCAGGACCTCGAGCGGGACAACAGGAACGGGAAGTTTGCCGGCCGCCAGGCCGACTACGAGCGTGAGCTTGCGCTGATTCAGGAGTTCCAGAAAAAGTCGATCGACAGCTACAAGGACTACTACGCTCAAATCGAACTGAGACAGAAGTCGTTCGCGCTAGGGATCTCGGAGGGCGCACGCAACTACTTCGACGAGTCGCAGAATGTTTTCAAGCAGACCGAGGAGGCCGTCACGCGCGCTTTCGGCGGGATGGAAGATGCACTGGTCAATTTCGTGAAGACCGGCAAACTGGACTTCAAGAGCCTGGTGGATTCGATCCTGAGCGACATAGCCCGCATCGTCATCAAGCAGCAGATCACCGGCCCGCTGGCCGGCTTGCTCAGCAGCCGGCTCGGCGGCGGCAGCAGCGGACCGAGTTCCGCGGAAATGGGCGTCTTCGACACATTCATCCAGGGGCTTGCAGGCACTCGCGCCACTGGCGGCCCTGTTGGTGCCGGCGGCACGTACCTTGTGGGTGAGCGAGGGCCTGAACTCTTCACGCCGAACACGGCGGGAAAGATCATCCCGAACCATGCGCTCGGTGATCCATCCTCCGGCGGCACCACCGTCTACAACTTCACTGTCGGCGACGTGGCCAGCGTCAGCATGGTCAAGCAAGCCATTGCCGCGTCACAAGCACAGACCGCATCGCGGATCGGCCGCAGCCAGCGATTCGCAGGGAGTCTGTCGCAATGA
- a CDS encoding HK97-gp10 family putative phage morphogenesis protein: protein MADTRTLHGLDGVLAALKALPPEIVSKNGGPVKAALRKGGVVIQKAAQENVRRVVANTQANGYASTKTLEKAVVVRRDPNPQRSNASERYRVLIARGRKYEERTNKGKPLTAVMTGRWLEFGDEHQPAEPWMTPAFMSSKERALSTVVDELRKGVERAIRKVSKGL, encoded by the coding sequence ATGGCTGACACCAGGACCTTGCACGGCCTCGACGGCGTGCTTGCTGCCTTGAAGGCTCTGCCGCCCGAGATCGTCAGCAAGAACGGCGGCCCTGTGAAGGCTGCGCTGCGCAAGGGCGGCGTGGTGATCCAGAAGGCCGCGCAGGAGAACGTCCGGCGAGTGGTGGCCAACACTCAGGCCAACGGCTACGCGAGCACCAAGACGCTCGAGAAGGCTGTAGTGGTACGGCGCGACCCCAACCCACAGCGCAGCAATGCAAGCGAGCGCTACCGTGTTCTGATCGCGCGCGGCCGCAAGTATGAGGAGCGCACCAACAAGGGCAAGCCGCTGACCGCGGTCATGACCGGACGGTGGCTTGAGTTTGGCGATGAGCATCAGCCCGCCGAACCCTGGATGACACCGGCGTTCATGAGCAGCAAGGAGCGCGCGCTGTCTACAGTCGTCGATGAACTGCGCAAGGGTGTCGAACGGGCAATCCGGAAGGTTTCGAAGGGATTGTGA
- a CDS encoding HK97 family phage prohead protease produces MKIDRAYSLLEVKALDEDSRTISGMATTPETDRVGDVVDPMGATFAKEIPLLWQHQHDKPVGMATFGKATKNGIPFTASLPVIAEPGALKDLVDMAWQSVKAKLVRGVSIGFRALEYSFMDEGGIRFMKTEIYELSLVTIPANASATIQTIKAMASHREATRGVQLITRAAEVPRDLKGAIPLIRR; encoded by the coding sequence ATGAAAATCGATCGCGCATACAGCCTTCTGGAAGTGAAGGCGCTGGACGAAGACAGCCGGACGATTTCCGGTATGGCGACGACGCCCGAGACGGACCGTGTCGGCGACGTCGTTGACCCCATGGGTGCGACCTTTGCGAAGGAAATCCCTTTGCTCTGGCAGCACCAGCACGACAAGCCCGTCGGCATGGCGACCTTCGGCAAGGCCACGAAGAACGGCATCCCCTTCACGGCCAGCCTGCCGGTGATCGCTGAGCCTGGCGCTCTCAAGGATTTGGTCGACATGGCCTGGCAGTCGGTGAAAGCCAAGCTTGTGCGCGGGGTGTCGATTGGCTTCCGCGCGCTCGAGTACTCGTTCATGGACGAGGGTGGCATCCGCTTCATGAAGACCGAGATCTACGAGCTGTCGCTGGTGACGATCCCGGCGAATGCCTCGGCCACCATCCAGACCATCAAAGCAATGGCCAGCCACCGGGAAGCAACCCGTGGCGTCCAACTGATCACCCGCGCCGCAGAAGTGCCGCGCGACCTGAAAGGCGCGATCCCTCTGATCCGCCGCTGA
- a CDS encoding phage portal protein — protein sequence MKILGFSITREGAQKALHNVGSGFRDGWRRILEPFSGAWQRNIEEKRGDLLTYPTLYACISRIASDIGKLPFTLQRRLESGVYAPTTNSSYDPVLRKPNAFQTQGQFREYWMISKLTHGNTYALKRRDDRNVVVDLYILDSCRVQPMVSDRGEVFYQLYTDPLNTLPEDYPAAGLIVPASEIIHDRCMTLHHPLIGIPPLAAAHWPALKNMKIMRSATEFFANNAQPGGILTAPAGMTEEDAADVKKYWETEFTGSNAGRVAIIGADMKFTPFAMKSIDSQMVEQMRYSDEQICQPFGIPPFKVGIGTIPSGLGVDGVNQMYYQDALQTHIEHMEALLNEGLKIATPLSVELDLEPLLRMDESKRAEVESKLVGGKIKLPDESRQRFNLAPTPGGDTLWGQQQDYPLGMLKDRKDWDPNMQPPAPPPPNPPAPAPAPDAPPPDQASEAEKKLKSEIEMHRAIRAAQQRRKHHERNAHV from the coding sequence ATGAAGATCCTCGGGTTCAGCATCACGCGCGAAGGCGCTCAGAAGGCGCTGCACAACGTCGGCAGCGGTTTCCGGGACGGCTGGCGCCGGATTCTTGAGCCCTTCAGCGGTGCATGGCAGCGCAACATTGAAGAGAAGCGCGGCGACCTGCTGACCTATCCGACGCTGTACGCCTGCATTTCCCGCATCGCCTCCGACATCGGGAAGCTCCCTTTCACACTGCAGAGGCGGCTTGAGTCAGGCGTCTATGCGCCGACCACAAATTCGTCTTATGACCCCGTCCTTCGGAAGCCGAACGCGTTCCAGACGCAGGGGCAGTTCCGCGAGTACTGGATGATTTCCAAGCTGACGCATGGCAACACCTATGCGCTCAAGCGCCGTGACGACCGAAATGTCGTGGTCGACCTCTACATCCTCGATTCCTGCCGCGTGCAGCCCATGGTTTCCGACCGTGGTGAAGTGTTCTACCAGCTCTACACGGACCCGCTGAACACGCTCCCCGAAGACTATCCGGCGGCCGGCCTGATCGTGCCGGCGAGCGAGATCATCCACGATCGGTGCATGACGCTGCACCATCCCCTGATCGGCATTCCGCCCCTGGCGGCGGCGCACTGGCCAGCGCTGAAGAACATGAAGATCATGCGCAGTGCGACCGAGTTCTTCGCGAACAACGCGCAGCCGGGCGGCATCTTGACTGCGCCAGCCGGCATGACTGAGGAAGACGCGGCCGACGTCAAGAAGTACTGGGAAACCGAGTTCACAGGCTCGAATGCTGGCCGTGTGGCCATCATCGGTGCGGACATGAAGTTCACGCCGTTCGCCATGAAGAGCATCGATTCCCAGATGGTCGAGCAGATGCGCTATTCGGACGAGCAGATCTGCCAGCCTTTCGGCATCCCGCCGTTCAAGGTGGGCATCGGCACGATTCCATCAGGCCTGGGCGTCGACGGCGTGAACCAGATGTACTACCAGGACGCGCTGCAGACGCACATCGAGCACATGGAAGCGCTGCTGAACGAGGGCCTGAAGATCGCCACACCCCTGAGCGTCGAGCTCGACCTTGAGCCGCTGCTGCGCATGGACGAATCCAAGCGCGCCGAGGTTGAAAGCAAGCTGGTCGGCGGAAAGATCAAGCTGCCGGACGAAAGCCGCCAGCGCTTCAACCTGGCTCCGACACCAGGCGGAGACACGTTGTGGGGTCAGCAGCAGGATTACCCGCTGGGCATGCTGAAGGATCGCAAGGACTGGGACCCGAACATGCAACCGCCGGCTCCACCGCCTCCGAATCCTCCTGCGCCGGCTCCTGCCCCCGATGCGCCGCCTCCGGACCAAGCCAGTGAGGCCGAGAAAAAGCTGAAGTCCGAGATCGAGATGCACCGGGCGATCCGCGCCGCACAGCAACGGCGCAAGCACCACGAAAGGAACGCCCATGTTTGA
- a CDS encoding DUF3168 domain-containing protein produces MLPAVYPLLAASPAVLALIGDDPARVYRHGSAPQDVLKPYVTWSVPGGSAEITLEQPDADTFRVQVDCWSEDKDQIDVLAGAVRAAVEKGSQLVAYIADERDFETKRFRIGFTFDFIKPR; encoded by the coding sequence ATGCTGCCTGCCGTCTACCCGTTGCTCGCTGCCTCGCCAGCGGTGCTCGCGCTTATCGGCGACGACCCGGCGCGGGTCTACCGCCATGGCAGCGCGCCGCAGGACGTGCTGAAGCCCTATGTCACCTGGAGCGTGCCTGGCGGCTCTGCCGAGATCACGCTTGAGCAACCAGATGCGGACACGTTCCGCGTGCAGGTCGACTGCTGGTCCGAAGACAAGGACCAGATCGACGTATTGGCCGGCGCCGTTCGCGCTGCGGTTGAGAAGGGATCGCAGCTGGTCGCATACATCGCCGACGAACGCGACTTCGAGACGAAGCGCTTTCGCATCGGCTTCACGTTCGATTTCATAAAGCCGCGCTGA
- a CDS encoding class I SAM-dependent methyltransferase, with amino-acid sequence MKLNIGCGGRRIEGYTGVDAVERTAADIVARADSIPLEDDSVDEIMAIHLWEHFYRWECDEVIAEWSRLLKPGGVLVLELPNLRKCCENILSIRMRGGKEPDQLSYWGLYGDPRQGDQFMAHRWGWMPETLKPFLEAHGFVKVVERPTKFHPAGRDHRDFRLEARKA; translated from the coding sequence ATGAAGCTGAACATCGGATGCGGCGGCCGGCGGATCGAGGGCTATACGGGCGTCGATGCTGTCGAGCGGACGGCGGCTGACATCGTGGCGCGCGCTGACTCGATCCCGCTGGAGGATGACAGTGTCGACGAGATCATGGCGATCCATCTTTGGGAGCATTTCTACAGGTGGGAGTGCGACGAGGTCATAGCCGAGTGGTCACGCCTGCTGAAGCCGGGCGGCGTCCTGGTGCTCGAGCTGCCCAACCTGCGCAAATGCTGCGAGAACATCCTAAGCATCCGGATGCGCGGCGGCAAGGAGCCCGACCAGCTGAGCTACTGGGGGTTGTACGGCGATCCGCGCCAGGGCGACCAGTTCATGGCTCACCGGTGGGGATGGATGCCCGAGACCCTCAAGCCATTCCTGGAGGCGCACGGTTTCGTCAAGGTGGTGGAGCGACCGACGAAGTTTCACCCGGCCGGCCGGGACCATCGAGACTTCCGTCTCGAGGCTAGAAAGGCCTGA
- a CDS encoding glycosyltransferase: MIDLFCGFDEREAAGYHTFCASVIKRASKPVRITPLAAMGLPQGSNTFTLSRFLVPYLMGFKGRAIFMDACDMLMLADVAELDALFDKRFAVQVVKHGDYESEHQRKYVGTEMECFQSNYSRKNWASAMLINCEHAAWFAMTPKMLSLAEPIDLLQFKHFENKEIGALPAEWNVLIDEGQAREGAKVLHWTAGLPTFRHYRNARGSADWFAEHEIMNRGMQ; the protein is encoded by the coding sequence GTGATCGATCTGTTCTGCGGGTTCGATGAAAGAGAGGCTGCTGGGTATCACACCTTCTGCGCCAGCGTCATCAAGCGTGCATCCAAGCCGGTCCGAATCACGCCGTTGGCCGCGATGGGACTGCCGCAGGGCTCGAATACCTTCACCCTGTCTAGGTTCCTGGTGCCTTACCTCATGGGCTTCAAAGGGCGGGCCATCTTCATGGATGCGTGCGACATGCTCATGCTGGCCGACGTGGCGGAGCTCGACGCGCTATTCGACAAGCGGTTCGCCGTGCAAGTTGTGAAGCATGGCGACTACGAAAGCGAGCACCAACGCAAGTACGTCGGGACCGAAATGGAGTGTTTTCAGAGCAACTACAGCAGGAAGAACTGGGCGAGCGCCATGCTGATCAACTGCGAGCACGCGGCATGGTTCGCGATGACGCCAAAGATGCTTTCGCTGGCCGAGCCGATCGACCTGCTGCAGTTCAAGCACTTCGAAAACAAGGAAATTGGGGCGTTGCCCGCAGAGTGGAACGTCCTGATCGACGAGGGCCAGGCGCGGGAAGGAGCGAAAGTCCTGCATTGGACCGCCGGTCTGCCCACCTTCCGGCACTACCGGAACGCGCGCGGCTCGGCCGACTGGTTCGCCGAGCACGAAATCATGAACAGGGGAATGCAATGA
- a CDS encoding phage tail assembly chaperone family protein, TAC, giving the protein MSKYDAFLVSPEVHERTVELADGSTHILHFRELPVSVYRKFQIAEQSADEDVRAGSMARLIAASLCEPDGKPALTYDQALQLKPGPCNALFAAILSLHGVGDKGKASPSAETNGSGTSSPSPSAKQ; this is encoded by the coding sequence ATGAGCAAGTACGACGCCTTCCTCGTGTCGCCGGAGGTGCACGAGCGCACGGTGGAGCTCGCCGATGGCAGCACACATATCCTGCACTTCCGCGAGCTCCCCGTGTCGGTTTACCGCAAGTTTCAGATCGCAGAGCAGTCGGCCGACGAGGATGTGCGCGCGGGCAGCATGGCAAGACTGATCGCGGCAAGCCTGTGCGAGCCCGACGGGAAGCCGGCTTTGACCTACGACCAGGCGCTGCAGCTCAAGCCCGGCCCTTGCAATGCGCTCTTCGCCGCGATCCTTTCGCTGCATGGAGTCGGCGACAAGGGAAAAGCCTCGCCGAGCGCGGAGACGAATGGTTCTGGCACGTCCTCGCCCTCGCCCTCGGCAAAACAGTAG
- a CDS encoding phage major capsid protein, translating into MAKTFAEQIVDLKATRDAKFEEVKTIGQRSVDENRSMDTAEAEQFDTAEAEVKRLDADIARLSRLAELDKASAKALIVPGQANEPARGGAELVPLQLKTVEKLDPGIAFARYAMCLTKAKGNHELAARLAEKHFPHTESVVKTLKAQAEGADLASLLHAKATVAAGDTTNATWAAPLVYAQTFMGDFIEYLRPRTLIGQANFRPTPFNVRIGGQTSGGSAAWVGQGKAKPVTKFDFNATVIPFTKIAAIAVITQELARFSDPSAAALVRDSLADTVIARIDADLFDPDLAAVANVSPAGLLNGVTPVAVASNTIDYSDPASVRCAIALLWAPWDSTYLGARPAYYTTPAVARQLSLSREALGTVAFPGMTPMGGTLDGVPVRVSQYLANNGGSGGAPFILVDESEIFLADDGAVTLDATDQASIEMSDTPAGSSNPAVAASSVNLVSMWQTNSVAFRAERFVWWGPRRAGAVQWIDGMPTSC; encoded by the coding sequence ATGGCAAAAACTTTCGCTGAACAGATCGTCGATCTGAAGGCAACCCGCGACGCGAAGTTCGAAGAGGTCAAGACAATCGGCCAGCGTTCCGTCGACGAGAACCGTTCGATGGACACGGCTGAGGCCGAACAGTTCGACACAGCCGAAGCCGAGGTCAAGCGCCTCGACGCGGACATCGCCCGTCTCTCTCGTCTGGCTGAACTGGACAAAGCCAGCGCCAAGGCGCTGATCGTGCCCGGCCAGGCCAACGAGCCCGCCCGCGGCGGAGCTGAGCTGGTGCCCCTGCAACTGAAGACCGTCGAGAAGCTCGACCCTGGCATCGCTTTCGCGCGCTACGCCATGTGCCTGACCAAGGCCAAGGGCAATCACGAGCTCGCTGCTCGTCTGGCCGAGAAGCACTTCCCCCACACCGAGAGCGTCGTCAAGACCCTTAAGGCACAAGCCGAAGGTGCCGACCTGGCAAGCCTGCTGCACGCGAAGGCGACCGTCGCCGCCGGTGACACGACGAATGCCACCTGGGCCGCTCCGCTGGTCTACGCGCAGACGTTCATGGGCGACTTCATCGAGTACCTGCGCCCCCGCACGCTGATCGGTCAGGCGAACTTCCGACCGACGCCGTTCAACGTGCGAATCGGCGGCCAGACGAGCGGCGGCTCTGCTGCATGGGTAGGTCAAGGCAAAGCCAAGCCGGTGACGAAGTTCGACTTCAACGCCACGGTGATCCCGTTCACCAAGATCGCTGCGATCGCGGTGATCACGCAGGAACTGGCTCGCTTTTCTGACCCGTCGGCCGCCGCACTGGTGCGCGACTCGCTGGCCGACACGGTGATCGCGCGTATCGACGCCGACCTGTTCGACCCGGATCTTGCCGCGGTGGCCAACGTCTCGCCGGCCGGTCTGCTGAACGGCGTCACTCCGGTGGCTGTCGCCAGCAACACGATCGACTACAGCGATCCGGCATCGGTCCGCTGCGCCATCGCGCTGCTGTGGGCTCCGTGGGACTCGACCTACCTCGGTGCACGCCCGGCGTACTACACGACGCCTGCGGTCGCGCGTCAGCTGTCGCTCTCGCGTGAAGCGCTGGGCACCGTCGCCTTCCCCGGCATGACGCCGATGGGCGGCACGCTCGACGGCGTGCCGGTGCGCGTGTCGCAGTACCTGGCCAACAACGGCGGCTCCGGCGGTGCTCCGTTCATCCTCGTCGATGAATCGGAAATCTTCCTGGCCGACGACGGCGCGGTGACACTGGATGCCACCGACCAGGCTTCGATCGAGATGTCCGACACTCCGGCCGGCTCGTCGAACCCGGCCGTGGCCGCTTCGAGCGTCAACCTTGTGTCGATGTGGCAGACCAACAGCGTCGCATTCCGAGCCGAGCGCTTCGTCTGGTGGGGTCCGCGTCGCGCTGGCGCTGTCCAGTGGATCGACGGAATGCCCACCAGCTGCTGA
- a CDS encoding phage tail tube protein: MGTVIKSQGTDLYWASLNGDVNRVVCATNISGLGGARDQIETSCLDNTTDKTFVGGLGTPGQVTVGFNVHKNEISHEELLALKESGDVVSWGIYSSDGTTVPVADSNAVLQPVPDRASAIFQGYVSDINIDIAGNDIWKGTITIQRSGSVDFDMTTA, from the coding sequence ATGGGCACCGTCATCAAATCGCAGGGCACCGACCTGTACTGGGCATCGCTGAATGGCGACGTCAACCGCGTGGTTTGCGCCACCAACATCTCCGGCCTGGGTGGCGCGCGGGACCAGATCGAGACCTCGTGCCTCGACAACACGACCGACAAAACCTTCGTTGGCGGTCTCGGCACTCCGGGGCAGGTCACGGTGGGCTTCAACGTCCACAAGAACGAGATCAGCCACGAGGAGCTTCTGGCGCTGAAGGAATCGGGCGATGTCGTTTCGTGGGGCATCTACTCCTCGGACGGCACGACTGTTCCTGTTGCTGACAGCAACGCGGTACTTCAGCCCGTGCCGGATCGCGCCTCGGCGATCTTCCAGGGCTACGTGTCCGACATCAACATCGACATCGCCGGCAACGACATCTGGAAGGGCACGATCACCATCCAGCGCAGCGGCAGCGTCGACTTCGACATGACCACGGCATGA